From one Pithys albifrons albifrons isolate INPA30051 chromosome 22, PitAlb_v1, whole genome shotgun sequence genomic stretch:
- the FBLIM1 gene encoding filamin-binding LIM protein 1 — translation MLPGKAEKRMASSIFITLVPPRRDVGTEEKTHREPQPDGAQGPVTRRPRIPLSPPALPNGETPPAVPVPSSPPLLILSEAPQPMSVESLGPVLQQLNLTAPTTLQAPSSFPAELKPPKLCQEQEDKPQWQDVNGYPERDSSRDICAFCHKVLGRREPTVEAMGKQYHPGCFTCRTCQRRLAGQRYFQRDGRPMCDTCYQATLEKCAKCQGLITEHIIRALGKAFHPGCFSCAGCGRAIGAESFAVDEQGDVYCVPDFYSKYAVVCGACERPIVPSEDKDTYKIECLGRSFHESCYCCESCRTPLSPELTEDGCYPLDSHLLCKSCHVRWRNESSC, via the exons ATGCtgccagggaaggcagagaagaGGATGGCCTCGTCCATCTTCATCACTCTGGTGCCCCCACGGAGGGATGTGGGCACCGAGGAGAAAACCCACCGGGAGCCGCAGCCGGACGGTGCCCAGGGCCCCGTCACCCGTCGCCCCCGGATCCCACTGTCACCCCCGGCATTGCCCAACGGAG AAACCCCcccagctgtccctgtgccttcATCCCCAcccctcctcatcctctccGAAGCCCCCCAGCCCATGTCCGTGGAGTCACTGGGTCCGGTGCTGCAGCAACTGAACCTCACAGCACCCACCACCCTCCAG gccccttcctccttccctgctgagTTAAAGCCACCCAAACTGTGCCAGGAGCAAGAGGACAAGCCGCAATGGCAGGATGTGAATGGGTACCCGGAGCGGGACAGCTCCAGAG ACATCTGTGCCTTCTGCCACAAGGTGCTGGGGCGGCGGGAGCCGACGGTGGAGGCGATGGGCAAGCAGTACCACCCCGGCTGCTTCACCTGCCGCACGTGCCAGCGGCGCCTGGCCGGGCAGCGCTACTTCCAGAGAGACGGGCGGCCCATGTGTGACACCTGCTACCAG GCCACGCTGGAGAAATGTGCCAAGTGCCAGGGGCTGATCACAGAGCACATCATCCGTGCCCTCGGCAAGGCTTTCCACCCCGGCTGCTTCTCCTGTGCCGGCTGTGGCCGCGCCATCGGTGCCGAGAGCTTTGCCGTGGACGAGCAGGGTGACGTGTACTGCGTGCCCGACTTCTACAG CAAATACGCCGTGGTTTGCGGCGCCTGTGAGCGCCCCATCGTGCCCTCTGAGGACAAGGACACCTACAAGATCGAGTGTCTGGGTCGCAGCTTCCACGAGAGCTGCTACTGCTGTGAG agctgcaggacccCCCTGTCCCCGGAGCTGACGGAGGACGGGTGCTACCCCCTGGACAGCCACCTCCTCTGCAAGTCCTGCCACGTCCGCTGGCGGAACGAGTCGTCCTGCTGA
- the LOC139682058 gene encoding octapeptide-repeat protein T2-like yields MGQGTGRGRKKRTMAGDGRGRKKRTRGRGRTREEEEDEGQGTDEGGRRGRGAGDGRGRKKRTREEEEDEGGRRGRGRKKRTREEEEDEGGRRGRGAEDHGRGQTREEEEDHGRGRAEGQRTRARGRGAGDHGRGRAEGGRRGRGARDGPREEEEDRGRGRTREEEEDRGRGRTRGRGPWQGTDGAGARALRSSANESPAGRRRKRCG; encoded by the coding sequence ATGGGGCAGGGGACGGGCcgagggaggaagaagaggaccATGGCAGGGGACGGAcgggggaggaagaagaggacgAGGGGCAGGGGACGGAcgagggaggaagaagaggacgAGGGGCAGGGGACGGAcgagggaggaagaagaggacgAGGGGCAGGGGACGGAcgagggaggaagaagaggacgagggaggaagaagaggacgagggaggaagaagaggacgagggaggaagaagaggacgagggaggaagaagaggacgagggaggaagaagaggacgAGGGGCAGAGGACCATGGCAGGGGACAGAcgagggaggaagaagaggaccATGGCAGGGGACGGGCCGAGGGGCAGAGGACGAGGGCCAGGGGCCGAGGAGCAGGAGACCATGGCAGGGGACGGGCcgagggaggaagaagaggacgAGGGGCACGGGACGGGCcgagggaggaagaagaggaccGTGGCAGGGGACGGAcgagggaggaagaagaggaccGTGGCAGGGGACGGACGAGGGGCAGAGGACCATGGCAGGGGACGGACGGGGCCGGTGCCCGAGCGCTCCGCTCCTCTGCGAATGAATCCCCAGCGGGCCGGCGGCGAAAGCGCTGCGGGTGA